The genomic region TACAGCCCGCGATATACTGGTCGACCGGAATATAATGATCCAGGCGGTTGATGGTGTTATAGCTGTCCCAGTACATGCCGCCATTGATCGTACAGCTTCCCAGACCCAGGACAAACTTTGGTCCCTGCATCTGTTCGTAAGAGCGCACGACCCTCTTGATGGTCTTAGTGGAGGCATACCCACCGATGACAAAGACACAGGACTGGCGGGGTGTCGGCCGGGCCTGTACTCCAAAACGGTACATGTCAAAACGGGCGGTCATCAGAGGGCGGAGCTCGATGGCACCGCAGCCTGTACCAAAACCCAGTATCCAGAGTGAATTGGCTCTGGCCCAGTTGAGAAAGTTTTCCCAGATTCCCCTGTAAGGAGCCACTGTCTGGGGTGCGGCATCACAGAAAAGAGGTTGATCCTCCTTGCTGAGACCGGCATTGGGCATTTTCAGCTGACGATCCAGATCTTCTCTGGTCGTCAGGTCGTCTGTTGTTTTATCCATAGATACTCCTATGTTCTATCAACGCTGTTCCACAGCCTTGATGTTTTTTTCGCTCAGGGCCGAAGGGCCAAGGT from Oceanispirochaeta sp. harbors:
- the nuoB gene encoding NADH-quinone oxidoreductase subunit NuoB, translated to MDKTTDDLTTREDLDRQLKMPNAGLSKEDQPLFCDAAPQTVAPYRGIWENFLNWARANSLWILGFGTGCGAIELRPLMTARFDMYRFGVQARPTPRQSCVFVIGGYASTKTIKRVVRSYEQMQGPKFVLGLGSCTINGGMYWDSYNTINRLDHYIPVDQYIAGCMPRPEALLAGIKELKKQILAGDTENTNKYIENLDWYKANQKKIITEWDMPDYNW